In a single window of the Streptomyces cinnabarinus genome:
- the serB gene encoding phosphoserine phosphatase SerB has translation MSASQTSDVPTLLVKIFGKDRPGITAGLFDTLAAYSVDVVDIEQVVTRGRIVLCALVTEPPRGMEGDLRATVHSWAESMKMQAEIISGLGDNRPRGLGRSLVTVLGHPLTAEATAAIAAKITHAGGNIDRIFRLAKYPVTAVEFAVSGVETEPLRTALVTDAAKLGVDVAVVAAGLHRRAQRLVVMDVDSTLIQDEVIELFAAHAGCEDKVAEVTAAAMRGELDFEQSLHARVALLEGLDASVVDKVRSEVRLTPGARTLIRTLKRLGYQVGVVSGGFTQVTDDLKERLGLDFAQANTLEIIDGRLTGKVTGEIVDRAGKARLLRRFAAEAGVPLAQTVAIGDGANDLDMLNAAGLGVAFNAKPVVREAAHTAVNVPFLDTVLYLLGVTREEVEAADTHDEG, from the coding sequence ATGAGCGCTTCGCAGACCTCCGACGTCCCCACTCTTCTCGTCAAGATCTTCGGGAAGGACAGGCCGGGCATCACGGCCGGACTCTTCGACACCCTCGCCGCCTACTCCGTCGACGTGGTCGACATCGAGCAGGTCGTCACCCGTGGCCGGATCGTGCTGTGCGCGCTGGTGACCGAGCCACCGCGCGGCATGGAAGGGGATCTGCGGGCCACCGTCCACAGTTGGGCGGAGTCCATGAAGATGCAGGCCGAGATCATCTCCGGCCTGGGCGACAACCGTCCGCGCGGGCTCGGCCGTTCCCTGGTCACCGTGCTCGGCCACCCGCTCACCGCGGAGGCCACGGCCGCCATCGCCGCGAAGATCACCCATGCGGGCGGCAACATCGACCGTATTTTCCGGCTCGCCAAGTACCCCGTGACGGCGGTCGAGTTCGCGGTGTCCGGCGTGGAGACCGAGCCGCTGCGCACGGCGCTGGTGACCGACGCGGCGAAGCTGGGCGTCGATGTCGCGGTCGTCGCGGCCGGTCTGCACCGGCGGGCCCAGCGCCTGGTCGTGATGGACGTGGACTCCACGCTCATCCAGGACGAGGTGATCGAACTGTTCGCCGCGCACGCCGGGTGCGAGGACAAGGTCGCCGAGGTGACGGCGGCGGCGATGCGCGGGGAGCTGGACTTCGAGCAGTCGCTGCACGCGCGTGTGGCCCTGCTGGAGGGCCTGGACGCCTCGGTCGTGGACAAGGTGCGCAGCGAGGTACGGCTGACGCCGGGCGCGCGCACGCTGATCCGTACGCTGAAGCGGCTCGGCTACCAAGTCGGCGTCGTCTCGGGCGGGTTCACCCAGGTCACGGACGATCTGAAGGAGCGGCTCGGGCTGGACTTCGCCCAGGCCAACACGCTGGAGATCATCGACGGCAGGCTGACCGGCAAGGTCACCGGCGAGATCGTGGACCGGGCGGGCAAGGCACGGCTGCTGCGCCGGTTCGCCGCCGAGGCGGGCGTACCGCTGGCGCAGACGGTGGCGATCGGTGACGGTGCCAACGATCTGGACATGCTGAACGCGGCCGGTCTCGGGGTCGCCTTCAACGCCAAGCCGGTGGTCCGGGAGGCCGCGCACACCGCGGTGAACGTGCCCTTCCTGGACACGGTGCTGTATCTGCTGGGCGTCACCCGCGAAGAGGTCGAGGCCGCCGACACGCACGACGAGGGCTGA
- a CDS encoding SixA phosphatase family protein produces the protein MSVAEPRRIVLFRHAKADWPQVTDHERPLADRGRMDAAVAGRKLADTGIAFDLALCSTATRTRETWKLAVHEFQHRPKTVYEERIYEASPGELIAVLNETPDDVRDVVLIGHNPGVHGLTDILSGEAEGDAQVRLNRRGFPAAAFALLTHSGSWKSLEPGVATLVDYWAPSE, from the coding sequence ATGAGCGTCGCAGAACCCCGCAGGATTGTCCTCTTCCGGCATGCGAAAGCCGACTGGCCACAGGTGACCGACCATGAGCGGCCGCTCGCCGACCGGGGCCGCATGGACGCCGCTGTCGCCGGACGCAAGCTCGCCGACACCGGTATCGCCTTCGATCTGGCCCTGTGCTCCACCGCGACCCGGACCCGGGAGACCTGGAAGCTCGCCGTCCACGAGTTCCAGCACCGGCCGAAAACCGTCTACGAGGAGCGGATCTACGAGGCCTCGCCCGGCGAGCTGATCGCCGTCCTCAACGAGACCCCGGACGACGTCCGGGACGTCGTGCTGATCGGCCACAACCCCGGTGTCCACGGCCTCACCGACATCCTCTCCGGAGAAGCCGAGGGCGACGCCCAGGTACGCCTCAACCGCCGAGGCTTCCCGGCCGCCGCCTTCGCGCTCCTGACCCACTCGGGCTCCTGGAAGTCCCTGGAGCCCGGGGTGGCCACGCTGGTCGATTACTGGGCGCCCTCGGAGTGA
- a CDS encoding SGM_5486 family transporter-associated protein, with translation MPVLDPNPQNGQKKMLLVFGAFFAIFVIIAVIATIASP, from the coding sequence ATGCCAGTGCTCGACCCGAACCCGCAGAACGGCCAGAAGAAGATGCTGCTCGTCTTCGGCGCGTTCTTCGCCATCTTCGTGATCATCGCCGTCATCGCGACGATCGCCTCGCCGTGA
- a CDS encoding CynX/NimT family MFS transporter has translation MMGLMVSEETRTTSPTTVGGPAPAVGTSPVSGTRAWTARLIVLGIVLAALNLRPAITSLGALLEEVRAGLGMSGSVAGVLTSVPPLCFAVFGVMAPRLARRFGPGAVVCAGMAAITAGLLIRPYAGSTPAFLVASALALMGIAVSNVLMPVIVKRWFPDRVGSMTGLYSMALALGTSTAAAVTVPLTDALGGNWQSGLAVWAALAAAAVLPWIPFVRDRRATSAEAPAREREEAPALRITRSRTAWALAVFFGLQATAAYITMGWMAQIFRDAGVPASTAGLLLAVTMVMGVPLAFVIPRVATRLPHQGPIALVLGVCGLAGYAGLYVAPASGAWAWAVLLGISNCAFPLALTMVGMRARTGVGVAQLSAFAQSTGYLISIPGPLLVGVLYQHSGGWGLPIALMAALMIPQMAVGVLAGRNRTVEEEAAR, from the coding sequence ATGATGGGCCTCATGGTGAGCGAGGAAACCCGGACAACGAGTCCCACGACCGTCGGCGGCCCGGCCCCGGCGGTCGGCACGTCCCCGGTGTCCGGGACGCGCGCGTGGACGGCACGTCTGATCGTCCTCGGCATCGTGCTGGCCGCGCTGAACCTGCGCCCCGCCATCACCAGCCTCGGCGCCCTCCTGGAGGAGGTCCGGGCCGGCCTCGGCATGAGCGGCAGCGTCGCCGGCGTGCTCACCTCCGTGCCCCCGCTCTGCTTCGCCGTCTTCGGCGTCATGGCACCCCGGCTGGCCCGCCGCTTCGGACCGGGCGCCGTCGTCTGCGCGGGCATGGCCGCCATCACGGCCGGACTGCTGATCCGCCCCTACGCGGGCTCCACGCCCGCCTTCCTGGTCGCCAGCGCCCTCGCCCTGATGGGCATCGCGGTCAGCAACGTCCTGATGCCGGTCATCGTCAAGCGCTGGTTCCCCGACCGCGTCGGCTCCATGACCGGCCTGTACTCGATGGCCCTGGCCCTCGGCACCTCGACCGCGGCGGCCGTCACCGTGCCGCTGACGGACGCCCTCGGCGGGAACTGGCAGTCCGGGCTCGCGGTCTGGGCGGCCCTGGCCGCGGCGGCCGTACTGCCGTGGATCCCGTTCGTACGGGACCGGCGGGCCACGTCCGCCGAGGCGCCCGCGCGGGAGCGGGAGGAGGCGCCCGCGCTGCGGATCACCCGTAGCCGTACGGCGTGGGCGCTCGCCGTGTTCTTCGGGCTCCAGGCCACCGCCGCCTACATCACGATGGGCTGGATGGCGCAGATCTTCCGGGACGCGGGCGTGCCCGCGAGCACCGCCGGGCTGCTGCTCGCGGTCACCATGGTGATGGGCGTGCCGCTCGCCTTCGTCATCCCGCGCGTGGCCACCCGGCTGCCCCACCAGGGCCCGATCGCCCTCGTCCTCGGCGTCTGCGGCCTCGCCGGGTACGCCGGTCTGTATGTCGCGCCCGCCTCCGGGGCCTGGGCCTGGGCCGTGCTGCTCGGCATCTCCAACTGCGCCTTCCCGCTGGCGCTGACCATGGTCGGGATGCGGGCCAGGACCGGGGTGGGCGTCGCCCAGCTGTCCGCGTTCGCGCAGAGCACCGGGTATCTGATCTCCATCCCGGGCCCGCTCCTGGTCGGTGTGCTCTACCAGCACAGCGGCGGCTGGGGCCTGCCGATCGCGCTCATGGCCGCGCTGATGATCCCGCAGATGGCGGTGGGCGTCCTGGCGGGCCGCAACCGCACAGTCGAGGAGGAGGCGGCCCGCTAG
- a CDS encoding FadR/GntR family transcriptional regulator, translated as MPLSHPRRSALSEQVIAALRNQITSGEWPVGARIPTEPELVEQLGVARNTVREAVRALAHNGLLDIRQGSGTYVVATSELAGVMHRRFADADPRHIAELRATLESGAAKLAAERRTEKDLKQLDALLVRREEAWASGDAEAFVAADATFHLAVVAASHNDAMTAMYADLGEVLRDWLREDVGEELTPETYMDHARLLDAIRAGDAATAAEEAAGYPFQCRPGKFSPSGG; from the coding sequence ATGCCCCTGAGCCATCCACGCCGTTCGGCACTGTCCGAGCAGGTCATCGCGGCGCTGCGGAACCAGATCACCTCGGGCGAGTGGCCGGTCGGCGCCCGCATCCCGACCGAGCCGGAGCTGGTCGAGCAGCTGGGTGTCGCCCGCAACACGGTCCGGGAGGCCGTCCGGGCCCTCGCCCACAACGGGCTGCTGGACATCCGCCAGGGCTCGGGCACCTACGTCGTGGCCACCAGTGAGCTGGCCGGGGTGATGCACCGCCGTTTCGCCGACGCCGACCCCCGGCACATAGCGGAGCTGCGCGCCACGCTGGAGTCGGGCGCCGCGAAGCTGGCCGCCGAGCGGCGCACGGAGAAGGACCTCAAGCAGCTCGACGCACTCCTGGTGCGGCGGGAGGAGGCCTGGGCCTCGGGTGACGCGGAGGCGTTCGTGGCGGCCGACGCCACCTTCCATCTGGCGGTGGTGGCCGCGTCCCACAACGACGCGATGACGGCGATGTACGCGGACCTGGGCGAGGTGCTGCGGGACTGGCTGCGCGAGGATGTCGGCGAGGAGCTGACGCCGGAGACGTACATGGACCACGCGCGGCTGCTGGACGCCATCCGCGCGGGCGACGCGGCCACGGCCGCCGAGGAGGCGGCCGGCTATCCCTTCCAGTGCCGCCCGGGGAAGTTCAGCCCCTCTGGTGGCTGA
- the fabI gene encoding enoyl-ACP reductase FabI, with translation MSGILEGKRVLISGVLMESSIAFHAAKLAQEQGAEIILTAWPRPTLTERIAKKLPKPTKVIELDVTNDEHLGRLADLVGEELGGLDGVVHSIGFAPQDALGGNFLNTPFESVATAMHVSAYSLKSLTTACLPLMQNGGSVVGLTFDAQFAWPQYDWMGPAKAALEATSRYIARDLGKQNIRCNLISAGPLGSMAAKSIPGFDELASVWDNRSPLEWDLKDPEPAGKGVVALLSDWFPKTTGEIIHVDGGLHAIGA, from the coding sequence ATGAGCGGAATTCTCGAGGGCAAGCGCGTCCTGATCAGCGGTGTGCTGATGGAGTCCTCCATCGCCTTCCACGCCGCGAAGCTGGCCCAGGAGCAGGGTGCCGAGATCATCCTGACCGCCTGGCCCCGGCCCACGCTGACCGAGCGCATCGCCAAGAAGCTGCCGAAGCCCACCAAGGTCATCGAGCTCGACGTCACCAACGACGAGCACCTGGGCCGGCTGGCCGACCTGGTCGGCGAGGAGCTCGGCGGCCTCGACGGCGTCGTGCACTCCATCGGCTTCGCCCCGCAGGACGCCCTCGGCGGCAACTTCCTGAACACGCCGTTCGAGTCCGTGGCCACGGCCATGCACGTCTCGGCGTACTCCCTGAAGTCGCTGACCACGGCCTGCCTGCCGCTGATGCAGAACGGCGGCTCGGTCGTCGGCCTCACCTTCGACGCCCAGTTCGCCTGGCCGCAGTACGACTGGATGGGCCCGGCCAAGGCCGCCCTGGAGGCCACCAGCCGTTACATCGCCCGTGACCTGGGCAAGCAGAACATCCGCTGCAACCTGATCTCCGCCGGCCCGCTCGGCTCCATGGCCGCCAAGTCCATCCCGGGCTTCGACGAGCTGGCCTCCGTGTGGGACAACCGCTCCCCGCTGGAGTGGGACCTGAAGGACCCGGAGCCGGCCGGCAAGGGCGTCGTCGCCCTGCTGAGCGACTGGTTCCCGAAGACCACGGGCGAGATCATCCACGTCGACGGCGGTCTGCACGCCATCGGCGCCTGA
- the fabG gene encoding 3-oxoacyl-[acyl-carrier-protein] reductase, protein MSRSVLVTGGNRGIGLAIARAFADAGDKVAITYRSGEPPAGFLAVKCDITDTEQVEQAYKEIEAEHGPVEVLVANAGVTKDQLLMRMSEEDFTSVVDTNLTGTFRVVKRANRGMLRAKKGRVVLISSVVGLLGSAGQANYSASKAALVGFARSLARELGSRNITFNVVAPGFVDTDMTKVLTDEQRANIVSQVPLGRYAQPQEIAATVRFLASDDASYITGAVIPVDGGLGMGH, encoded by the coding sequence TTGAGCCGCTCGGTTCTCGTCACCGGAGGCAACCGGGGCATCGGCCTCGCCATCGCCCGCGCATTCGCCGACGCCGGCGACAAGGTCGCCATCACATACCGCTCGGGTGAGCCGCCGGCCGGCTTCCTCGCCGTCAAGTGCGACATCACCGACACCGAGCAGGTGGAGCAGGCCTACAAGGAGATCGAGGCCGAGCACGGCCCGGTCGAGGTCCTCGTCGCCAACGCCGGCGTCACCAAGGACCAGCTCCTGATGCGCATGTCCGAGGAGGACTTCACCTCGGTCGTCGACACCAACCTCACGGGCACCTTCCGCGTCGTCAAGCGCGCCAACCGCGGCATGCTGCGCGCCAAGAAGGGCCGTGTCGTCCTGATCTCGTCCGTGGTCGGCCTGCTCGGCTCCGCGGGCCAGGCGAACTACTCCGCCTCCAAGGCCGCGCTGGTCGGCTTCGCGCGCTCCCTCGCCCGTGAGCTGGGTTCGCGCAACATCACTTTCAACGTCGTCGCGCCCGGCTTCGTCGACACCGACATGACCAAGGTGCTCACCGACGAGCAGCGCGCGAACATCGTGTCGCAGGTCCCGCTCGGCCGTTACGCGCAGCCGCAGGAGATCGCCGCGACGGTGCGGTTCCTCGCCTCCGACGACGCCTCGTACATCACTGGAGCCGTCATCCCCGTTGACGGCGGACTGGGAATGGGTCACTGA
- a CDS encoding TldD/PmbA family protein has translation MPHTIDESFTALPLRALADAALARARALGAEHADFRFERVRSASWRLRDAKPAGSSDTTDLGYAVRVVHGGTWGFASGVDLTMDAAAKVASQAVAMAKLSAQVIKAAGSEERVELADEPVHAEKTWISSYEIDPFTVPDEEKAGLLADWSARLLAADGVNHVDASLLTVHENKFYADTAGTVTTQQRVRLHPQLTAVSVDESSGEFDSMRTIAPPVGRGWEYLRGTGWDWDGELARMPELLAEKMRAPSVEAGVYDLVVDPSNLWLTIHESIGHATELDRALGYEAAYAGTSFATFDQLGKLRYGSELMNVTGDRTAEHGLATIGYDDEGVQGQTWDLVKDGTLVGYQLDRRIAKLTGFERSNGCAFADSPGHVPVQRMANVSLQPDPAGMSTEDLIGGVERGIYVVGDRSWSIDMQRYNFQFTGQRFFRIENGRIAGQLRDVAYQATTTDFWGSMAAVGGPGTYVLGGAFNCGKAQPGQVAAVSHGCPSALFRGVNILNTTQEAGR, from the coding sequence GTGCCTCATACCATCGACGAGTCCTTCACGGCACTCCCCCTACGCGCCCTGGCGGACGCCGCGCTGGCACGCGCGCGTGCGCTCGGCGCCGAGCACGCCGACTTCCGGTTCGAGCGGGTGCGCAGCGCGTCCTGGCGGCTCAGAGACGCCAAGCCCGCGGGCTCCTCGGACACCACGGACCTCGGCTACGCGGTGCGTGTCGTGCACGGCGGGACCTGGGGCTTCGCCTCGGGTGTGGATCTGACCATGGACGCGGCGGCCAAGGTGGCCTCCCAGGCCGTGGCGATGGCGAAGCTGTCCGCGCAGGTCATCAAGGCAGCCGGGTCCGAGGAGCGGGTGGAGCTGGCCGACGAGCCGGTGCACGCGGAGAAGACGTGGATCTCGTCGTACGAGATCGACCCGTTCACCGTGCCTGACGAGGAGAAGGCGGGGCTGCTCGCCGACTGGAGCGCGCGGCTGCTGGCGGCGGACGGGGTGAACCATGTCGACGCCTCGCTGCTCACCGTGCACGAGAACAAGTTCTACGCCGACACCGCCGGGACCGTGACGACGCAGCAGCGGGTCCGGCTGCACCCGCAGCTGACCGCCGTGTCGGTCGACGAGTCCAGCGGTGAGTTCGACTCCATGCGCACCATCGCGCCGCCCGTCGGACGCGGCTGGGAGTATCTGCGCGGCACCGGCTGGGACTGGGACGGCGAGCTGGCGCGGATGCCGGAGCTGCTGGCCGAGAAGATGCGCGCGCCGAGCGTCGAGGCGGGCGTCTACGACCTGGTCGTGGACCCCTCCAACCTGTGGCTGACCATCCACGAGTCCATCGGGCACGCCACCGAGCTGGACCGCGCGCTCGGCTACGAGGCCGCCTACGCGGGGACCTCCTTCGCCACCTTCGACCAGCTCGGCAAGCTCAGGTACGGCTCCGAGCTGATGAACGTCACCGGCGACCGCACCGCCGAGCACGGCCTGGCGACCATCGGCTACGACGACGAGGGCGTCCAGGGCCAGACCTGGGACCTGGTGAAGGACGGCACGCTGGTCGGCTACCAGCTGGACCGGCGGATCGCGAAGCTGACCGGGTTCGAGCGGTCCAACGGCTGCGCGTTCGCCGACTCCCCCGGCCACGTGCCCGTCCAGCGCATGGCGAACGTCTCCCTTCAGCCGGATCCGGCCGGGATGTCCACCGAGGACCTCATCGGGGGCGTCGAGCGCGGCATCTACGTCGTCGGTGACCGGTCCTGGTCCATCGACATGCAGCGCTACAACTTCCAGTTCACCGGCCAGCGGTTCTTCCGGATCGAGAACGGCCGGATCGCCGGTCAGCTGCGGGACGTCGCCTACCAGGCGACCACCACCGACTTCTGGGGCTCCATGGCGGCCGTCGGCGGGCCGGGGACCTACGTCCTGGGCGGCGCCTTCAACTGCGGCAAGGCCCAGCCGGGCCAGGTCGCGGCGGTCTCGCACGGCTGCCCGTCCGCCCTGTTCCGGGGCGTCAACATCCTCAACACCACCCAGGAGGCCGGTCGATGA
- a CDS encoding metallopeptidase TldD-related protein, with product MNKPYEIVERALELSRADGCVVIADEQSTANLRWAGNALTTNGVTRGRTLTVVATVDGKEGTASGVVTRAAVTADELEPLVRAAEAAARGAGPAEDAQPLVADVVVSPEFTEAPAETSSAVFADFAPALGEAFARARAGGRELYGFANHELVSSYIGTSTGLRLRHDQPNGTLELNAKSPDRTRSAWAGRSTRDFKDVDPAALDAELAVRLGWAERRIELPAGRYETLLPPTAVADLLIYQMWSASGRDAAEGRTVFSKPGGGTRVGDRLTELPLTLRSDPSEPGLESAPFVLAHASGGDSSVFDNGLPLTATEWIREGELQHLLTSRHSAGLTGLPVAPGIDNLVLDGGGERGLDEMVANTERGLLLTCLWYIREVDPATLLLTGLTRDGVYLVENGEVTGEVNNFRFNESPVDLLGRATEAGRTEKTLPREWSDWFTRAAMPALRVPDFNMSSVSQGV from the coding sequence ATGAACAAGCCGTACGAGATCGTCGAGCGGGCCCTGGAGCTGTCCCGTGCGGACGGCTGTGTCGTCATCGCCGACGAGCAGTCCACGGCCAACCTGCGCTGGGCCGGCAACGCGCTGACCACCAACGGCGTCACGCGCGGGCGCACGCTCACCGTCGTCGCCACCGTCGACGGCAAGGAGGGCACCGCCTCCGGGGTCGTCACCCGTGCCGCGGTCACCGCGGACGAGCTGGAGCCCCTGGTGCGGGCCGCCGAGGCGGCGGCGCGCGGTGCCGGGCCCGCCGAGGACGCGCAGCCGCTGGTGGCCGACGTGGTGGTGTCGCCGGAGTTCACCGAGGCGCCGGCCGAGACGTCCTCCGCGGTGTTCGCCGACTTCGCCCCGGCGCTCGGCGAGGCCTTCGCACGCGCGCGTGCGGGCGGACGCGAGCTGTACGGCTTCGCCAACCACGAGCTGGTCTCGTCCTACATCGGTACGTCGACGGGGCTGCGTCTGCGCCACGACCAGCCGAACGGGACGCTGGAGCTGAACGCCAAGTCCCCCGACCGCACCCGCTCGGCCTGGGCCGGCCGTTCCACCCGCGACTTCAAGGACGTCGACCCCGCCGCGCTCGACGCCGAGCTGGCCGTACGCCTCGGCTGGGCCGAGCGCCGGATCGAGCTGCCCGCCGGGCGCTACGAGACGCTGCTGCCGCCGACCGCAGTGGCGGACCTGCTGATCTACCAGATGTGGTCGGCGTCGGGCCGGGACGCGGCCGAGGGCCGCACCGTGTTCTCCAAGCCGGGCGGTGGCACCCGGGTCGGCGACCGGCTGACCGAGCTGCCGCTGACCCTGCGCAGCGACCCGAGCGAGCCGGGTCTGGAGTCCGCGCCGTTCGTGCTGGCGCACGCCTCCGGGGGCGACTCGTCGGTGTTCGACAACGGTCTGCCGCTGACCGCCACCGAGTGGATCCGCGAGGGCGAGCTCCAGCATCTGCTGACCAGCCGGCACAGCGCCGGTCTGACCGGTCTTCCGGTGGCGCCGGGCATCGACAACCTGGTGCTGGACGGCGGCGGCGAGCGCGGCCTGGACGAGATGGTGGCGAACACCGAGCGCGGGCTGCTGCTGACCTGCCTGTGGTACATCCGCGAGGTGGACCCGGCGACGCTGCTGCTGACGGGGCTGACCCGGGACGGCGTGTACCTGGTGGAGAACGGCGAGGTGACCGGCGAGGTCAACAACTTCCGGTTCAACGAGTCGCCGGTGGATCTGCTGGGCCGGGCCACCGAGGCCGGGCGCACCGAAAAGACGCTGCCCCGGGAGTGGAGCGACTGGTTCACTAGGGCCGCGATGCCGGCGCTGCGGGTGCCGGACTTCAATATGAGCTCTGTCAGTCAGGGCGTATAA
- the tyrS gene encoding tyrosine--tRNA ligase, with translation MTDIVDELKWRGLWALSTDEDALRKALADGPVTFYCGFDPTAASLHVGHLVQVLTMRRLQQAGLRPLALVGGATGQIGDPRPTAERTLNDPETVANWVTRLRAQIEPFLSFEGENAAVMVNNLDWTAGMSAIEFLRDIGKHFRVNKMLTKDSVARRLESQEGISYTEFSYQLLQGMDFLELYRRYGCTLQQGGSDQWGNLTAGLDLIHRLEPHASVHCLATPLMVKADGTKFGKTEGGAVWLDPEMTTPYAFYQFWLNVDDRDISTYMRILSFKSRAELEELEKQTEERPQARAAQRALAEELTTLVHGADQTAAVIAASRALFGQGELAELDDRTLRAALSEVPHIQVAELGPVVDLFAEVELVASKSAARRTIKEGGAYVNNVKVAAEDAVPAAEDLLHGRWLVLRRGKKNLAAVEVTGS, from the coding sequence GTGACGGACATCGTCGACGAGCTGAAGTGGCGCGGCCTGTGGGCCCTGTCCACTGACGAGGACGCTTTGCGCAAGGCGCTCGCGGACGGTCCCGTCACGTTCTATTGCGGTTTCGACCCGACCGCGGCCAGTCTGCACGTCGGTCATCTGGTGCAGGTCCTGACCATGCGCCGGCTCCAGCAGGCGGGCCTGCGCCCGCTGGCCCTGGTCGGCGGCGCCACCGGCCAGATCGGCGACCCGCGCCCGACCGCCGAGCGCACCCTGAACGACCCGGAGACGGTCGCGAACTGGGTGACCCGGCTGCGCGCGCAGATCGAGCCGTTCCTGTCCTTCGAGGGCGAGAACGCGGCGGTCATGGTCAACAACCTGGACTGGACGGCCGGGATGTCGGCCATCGAGTTCCTGCGGGACATCGGCAAGCACTTCCGCGTCAACAAGATGCTGACCAAGGACTCCGTCGCCCGGCGTCTGGAGTCCCAGGAGGGCATCAGCTACACGGAGTTCAGCTACCAGCTGCTCCAGGGCATGGACTTCCTGGAGCTGTACCGCCGGTACGGCTGCACGCTCCAGCAGGGCGGCAGCGACCAGTGGGGCAACCTCACGGCGGGTCTCGACCTGATCCACCGGCTGGAGCCGCATGCCTCGGTGCACTGTCTGGCGACGCCGCTGATGGTGAAGGCGGACGGCACCAAGTTCGGCAAGACCGAGGGCGGCGCCGTCTGGCTCGACCCGGAGATGACCACGCCGTACGCGTTCTACCAGTTCTGGCTGAACGTGGACGACCGGGACATCTCCACGTACATGCGCATCCTGTCCTTCAAGTCCCGCGCGGAGCTTGAGGAGCTGGAGAAGCAGACCGAGGAGCGGCCGCAGGCGCGGGCCGCGCAGCGGGCGCTGGCCGAGGAGCTGACGACGCTGGTGCACGGCGCCGACCAGACGGCCGCGGTGATCGCCGCGAGCCGTGCCCTGTTCGGGCAGGGCGAGCTGGCGGAGCTGGACGACCGGACGCTGCGGGCGGCCCTGTCCGAGGTGCCGCACATCCAGGTCGCCGAGCTGGGCCCGGTGGTCGATCTGTTCGCCGAGGTGGAGCTGGTGGCGAGCAAGTCGGCCGCACGCCGGACGATCAAGGAGGGCGGGGCCTACGTGAACAACGTGAAGGTCGCCGCCGAGGACGCCGTCCCCGCCGCGGAGGACCTGCTGCACGGCCGCTGGCTGGTGCTGCGCCGGGGCAAGAAGAACCTGGCGGCGGTCGAGGTCACCGGCAGCTGA
- a CDS encoding GlsB/YeaQ/YmgE family stress response membrane protein, whose translation MGWLWAIIVGFVLGLIAKAILPGRQHSPLWLTTIFGMLGAIVGNALARALGVEETAGIDWSRHVFQLIAAIIIVGVGDMAYMATLGKKKQQT comes from the coding sequence ATGGGCTGGTTGTGGGCGATCATCGTGGGATTCGTGCTCGGTCTGATCGCCAAGGCGATCCTGCCCGGCAGGCAGCACAGCCCCCTCTGGCTGACCACCATCTTCGGCATGCTCGGCGCCATCGTCGGCAACGCCCTCGCCCGCGCGCTCGGGGTCGAGGAGACCGCCGGCATCGACTGGAGCCGGCACGTCTTCCAGCTCATCGCGGCGATCATCATCGTGGGAGTGGGGGACATGGCGTACATGGCGACGCTGGGCAAGAAGAAGCAGCAGACCTGA
- a CDS encoding DUF3099 domain-containing protein yields MRKQHDSGNAQVFRITGARTGLQEDVRARQRRYVISMSVRTLSVILAATLWNVERHVAIVALVLGAVLPYIAVVVANAGRENAPGLPSTFVAAPTRPMITGPGAEEPFAEPVPEDAEADPAARAAGETHDRK; encoded by the coding sequence ATGCGGAAGCAGCACGACTCGGGCAACGCCCAGGTATTCCGGATCACCGGAGCCAGGACGGGCCTCCAGGAGGATGTACGCGCGCGCCAGCGCCGGTACGTCATCTCGATGTCGGTCCGCACGCTCTCGGTGATCCTCGCCGCGACCCTGTGGAACGTCGAACGGCACGTGGCCATCGTGGCATTGGTGCTCGGCGCGGTCCTGCCGTACATCGCGGTCGTGGTCGCCAACGCCGGGCGGGAGAACGCACCGGGCCTTCCTTCCACTTTCGTCGCCGCGCCGACCCGCCCGATGATCACCGGACCCGGGGCCGAGGAGCCCTTCGCGGAACCCGTCCCGGAAGACGCGGAGGCCGATCCGGCGGCGCGTGCCGCCGGTGAAACACATGACCGGAAATGA